A stretch of Antennarius striatus isolate MH-2024 chromosome 6, ASM4005453v1, whole genome shotgun sequence DNA encodes these proteins:
- the fli1 gene encoding Friend leukemia integration 1 transcription factor isoform X4 — MFQTVPDTSSYVKEALSVVSEDQSLFEPPYAAAAPLPKTDMTASGAQDYGQTHKINPLPPQQEWINQPVRVNVKREYEHMNGSRESPVDCSVGKCNKLVGGNDTSQMNYGNYMDEKNAPPPNMTTNERRVIVPADPALWSQDHVRQWLEWAIKEYGLLEIDTAMFQNTDGKDLCKMGKDDFLRLTTMYNAEVLLSHLNYLRESSSTLSYNTPSHTDPSPRLAAKEDPSYDAVRRTGWSNNMHSGKGSPVVSQNVSKSNEQPRAQPDPYQILGPTSSRLANPGSGQIQLWQFLLELLSDSANAGCITWEGTNGEFKMTDPDEVARRWGERKSKPNMNYDKLSRALRYYYDKNIMTKVHGKRYAYKFDFHGIAQALQPHPTESSMYKYPSDLAYVPSYHAHQQKVNFVSPHPPSMPVTSSNFFGPTAPYWSSPTAGIYPNPNVPRHPNTHVPSHLGSYY; from the exons ATGTTTCAAACTGTCCCTGACACTTCGTCTTACGTCAAG GAGGCGCTATCAGTGGTGAGTGAAGACCAGTCCTTATTCGAGCCTCCATACGCTGCTGCtgcccctctccccaaaacagACATGACTGCATCTGGAGCACAGGACTATGGTCAGACCCACAAAATCAACCCCCTACCCCCACAGCAGGAGTGGATCAACCAGCCTGTCAGGGTCAATGTCAAGAGAGAATACGAGCACATGAACGGTTCCAG GGAGTCTCCAGTGGACTGCAGCGTGGGTAAATGTAATAAGCTGGTGGGGGGTAATGACACATCTCAGATGAACTATGGAAACTACATGGATGAGAAGAATGCCCCTCCCCCCAACATGACCACCAATGAGCGGAGAGTCATCGTGCCCGCAG ACCCGGCCTTGTGGTCCCAGGACCACGTGCGTCAGTGGCTGGAGTGGGCCATCAAGGAGTACGGCCTGTTGGAGATCGACACGGCCATGTTTCAGAACACTGATGGAAAAGACCTGTGCAAGATGGGCAAGGACGACTTCCTCCGGCTCACCACCATGTACAACGCAGAAGTGCTCCTGTCTCATCTCAATTACCTCAGGGAAA GTAGCTCAACACTATCCTACAACACACCATCTCACACAGACCCATCCCCACGCCTGGCTGCCAAAGAAG ACCCTTCATACGATGCCGTACGGCGGACAGGATGGTCAAACAACATGCACAGTGGCAAAG GGTCACCGGTGGTGTCTCAGAATGTGAGCAAGTCCAACGAGCAGCCCAGAGCTCAGCCGG ATCCTTACCAGATTCTGGGTCCCACTAGCAGCCGCCTTGCTAATCCAG GTTCAGGTCAGATCCAACTGTGGCAGTTCCTCCTGGAGCTCCTGTCCGACAGCGCCAACGCCGGCTGCATCACCTGGGAGGGCACCAACGGCGAGTTCAAGATGACGGATCCGGATGAGGTGGCGAGGCGCTGGGGCGAGCGTAAGAGCAAGCCCAACATGAACTATGACAAGCTGAGCCGTGCGCTCCGCTACTACTATGACAAAAATATCATGACCAAGGTGCACGGCAAGCGATACGCCTACAAATTCGACTTCCACGGCATTGCTCAAGCACTGCAGCCCCACCCCACCGAGTCCTCCATGTATAAGTACCCATCGGACCTAGCCTATGTGCCTTCTTACCACGCTCACCAGCAAAAGGTCAACTTTGTGTCCCCGCACCCTCCATCCATGCCCGTCACCTCCTCCAACTTTTTCGGACCCACTGCTCCCTACTGGAGCTCACCCACCGCAGGCATCTACCCCAACCCAAATGTCCCCCGCCACCCTAACACCCACGTGCCATCCCACCTGGGTAGCTACTATTAA
- the fli1 gene encoding Friend leukemia integration 1 transcription factor isoform X3 has protein sequence MFQTVPDTSSYVKEALSVVSEDQSLFEPPYAAAAPLPKTDMTASGAQDYGQTHKINPLPPQQEWINQPVRVNVKREYEHMNGSSRESPVDCSVGKCNKLVGGNDTSQMNYGNYMDEKNAPPPNMTTNERRVIVPADPALWSQDHVRQWLEWAIKEYGLLEIDTAMFQNTDGKDLCKMGKDDFLRLTTMYNAEVLLSHLNYLRESSSTLSYNTPSHTDPSPRLAAKEDPSYDAVRRTGWSNNMHSGKGSPVVSQNVSKSNEQPRAQPDPYQILGPTSSRLANPGSGQIQLWQFLLELLSDSANAGCITWEGTNGEFKMTDPDEVARRWGERKSKPNMNYDKLSRALRYYYDKNIMTKVHGKRYAYKFDFHGIAQALQPHPTESSMYKYPSDLAYVPSYHAHQQKVNFVSPHPPSMPVTSSNFFGPTAPYWSSPTAGIYPNPNVPRHPNTHVPSHLGSYY, from the exons ATGTTTCAAACTGTCCCTGACACTTCGTCTTACGTCAAG GAGGCGCTATCAGTGGTGAGTGAAGACCAGTCCTTATTCGAGCCTCCATACGCTGCTGCtgcccctctccccaaaacagACATGACTGCATCTGGAGCACAGGACTATGGTCAGACCCACAAAATCAACCCCCTACCCCCACAGCAGGAGTGGATCAACCAGCCTGTCAGGGTCAATGTCAAGAGAGAATACGAGCACATGAACGGTTCCAG CAGGGAGTCTCCAGTGGACTGCAGCGTGGGTAAATGTAATAAGCTGGTGGGGGGTAATGACACATCTCAGATGAACTATGGAAACTACATGGATGAGAAGAATGCCCCTCCCCCCAACATGACCACCAATGAGCGGAGAGTCATCGTGCCCGCAG ACCCGGCCTTGTGGTCCCAGGACCACGTGCGTCAGTGGCTGGAGTGGGCCATCAAGGAGTACGGCCTGTTGGAGATCGACACGGCCATGTTTCAGAACACTGATGGAAAAGACCTGTGCAAGATGGGCAAGGACGACTTCCTCCGGCTCACCACCATGTACAACGCAGAAGTGCTCCTGTCTCATCTCAATTACCTCAGGGAAA GTAGCTCAACACTATCCTACAACACACCATCTCACACAGACCCATCCCCACGCCTGGCTGCCAAAGAAG ACCCTTCATACGATGCCGTACGGCGGACAGGATGGTCAAACAACATGCACAGTGGCAAAG GGTCACCGGTGGTGTCTCAGAATGTGAGCAAGTCCAACGAGCAGCCCAGAGCTCAGCCGG ATCCTTACCAGATTCTGGGTCCCACTAGCAGCCGCCTTGCTAATCCAG GTTCAGGTCAGATCCAACTGTGGCAGTTCCTCCTGGAGCTCCTGTCCGACAGCGCCAACGCCGGCTGCATCACCTGGGAGGGCACCAACGGCGAGTTCAAGATGACGGATCCGGATGAGGTGGCGAGGCGCTGGGGCGAGCGTAAGAGCAAGCCCAACATGAACTATGACAAGCTGAGCCGTGCGCTCCGCTACTACTATGACAAAAATATCATGACCAAGGTGCACGGCAAGCGATACGCCTACAAATTCGACTTCCACGGCATTGCTCAAGCACTGCAGCCCCACCCCACCGAGTCCTCCATGTATAAGTACCCATCGGACCTAGCCTATGTGCCTTCTTACCACGCTCACCAGCAAAAGGTCAACTTTGTGTCCCCGCACCCTCCATCCATGCCCGTCACCTCCTCCAACTTTTTCGGACCCACTGCTCCCTACTGGAGCTCACCCACCGCAGGCATCTACCCCAACCCAAATGTCCCCCGCCACCCTAACACCCACGTGCCATCCCACCTGGGTAGCTACTATTAA
- the fli1 gene encoding Friend leukemia integration 1 transcription factor isoform X2, producing MFQTVPDTSSYVKVRHHRLFDQEALSVVSEDQSLFEPPYAAAAPLPKTDMTASGAQDYGQTHKINPLPPQQEWINQPVRVNVKREYEHMNGSRESPVDCSVGKCNKLVGGNDTSQMNYGNYMDEKNAPPPNMTTNERRVIVPADPALWSQDHVRQWLEWAIKEYGLLEIDTAMFQNTDGKDLCKMGKDDFLRLTTMYNAEVLLSHLNYLRESSSTLSYNTPSHTDPSPRLAAKEDPSYDAVRRTGWSNNMHSGKGSPVVSQNVSKSNEQPRAQPDPYQILGPTSSRLANPGSGQIQLWQFLLELLSDSANAGCITWEGTNGEFKMTDPDEVARRWGERKSKPNMNYDKLSRALRYYYDKNIMTKVHGKRYAYKFDFHGIAQALQPHPTESSMYKYPSDLAYVPSYHAHQQKVNFVSPHPPSMPVTSSNFFGPTAPYWSSPTAGIYPNPNVPRHPNTHVPSHLGSYY from the exons ATGTTTCAAACTGTCCCTGACACTTCGTCTTACGTCAAGGTAAGACACCACCGTCTCTTCGATCAG GAGGCGCTATCAGTGGTGAGTGAAGACCAGTCCTTATTCGAGCCTCCATACGCTGCTGCtgcccctctccccaaaacagACATGACTGCATCTGGAGCACAGGACTATGGTCAGACCCACAAAATCAACCCCCTACCCCCACAGCAGGAGTGGATCAACCAGCCTGTCAGGGTCAATGTCAAGAGAGAATACGAGCACATGAACGGTTCCAG GGAGTCTCCAGTGGACTGCAGCGTGGGTAAATGTAATAAGCTGGTGGGGGGTAATGACACATCTCAGATGAACTATGGAAACTACATGGATGAGAAGAATGCCCCTCCCCCCAACATGACCACCAATGAGCGGAGAGTCATCGTGCCCGCAG ACCCGGCCTTGTGGTCCCAGGACCACGTGCGTCAGTGGCTGGAGTGGGCCATCAAGGAGTACGGCCTGTTGGAGATCGACACGGCCATGTTTCAGAACACTGATGGAAAAGACCTGTGCAAGATGGGCAAGGACGACTTCCTCCGGCTCACCACCATGTACAACGCAGAAGTGCTCCTGTCTCATCTCAATTACCTCAGGGAAA GTAGCTCAACACTATCCTACAACACACCATCTCACACAGACCCATCCCCACGCCTGGCTGCCAAAGAAG ACCCTTCATACGATGCCGTACGGCGGACAGGATGGTCAAACAACATGCACAGTGGCAAAG GGTCACCGGTGGTGTCTCAGAATGTGAGCAAGTCCAACGAGCAGCCCAGAGCTCAGCCGG ATCCTTACCAGATTCTGGGTCCCACTAGCAGCCGCCTTGCTAATCCAG GTTCAGGTCAGATCCAACTGTGGCAGTTCCTCCTGGAGCTCCTGTCCGACAGCGCCAACGCCGGCTGCATCACCTGGGAGGGCACCAACGGCGAGTTCAAGATGACGGATCCGGATGAGGTGGCGAGGCGCTGGGGCGAGCGTAAGAGCAAGCCCAACATGAACTATGACAAGCTGAGCCGTGCGCTCCGCTACTACTATGACAAAAATATCATGACCAAGGTGCACGGCAAGCGATACGCCTACAAATTCGACTTCCACGGCATTGCTCAAGCACTGCAGCCCCACCCCACCGAGTCCTCCATGTATAAGTACCCATCGGACCTAGCCTATGTGCCTTCTTACCACGCTCACCAGCAAAAGGTCAACTTTGTGTCCCCGCACCCTCCATCCATGCCCGTCACCTCCTCCAACTTTTTCGGACCCACTGCTCCCTACTGGAGCTCACCCACCGCAGGCATCTACCCCAACCCAAATGTCCCCCGCCACCCTAACACCCACGTGCCATCCCACCTGGGTAGCTACTATTAA
- the fli1 gene encoding Friend leukemia integration 1 transcription factor isoform X1, with protein MFQTVPDTSSYVKVRHHRLFDQEALSVVSEDQSLFEPPYAAAAPLPKTDMTASGAQDYGQTHKINPLPPQQEWINQPVRVNVKREYEHMNGSSRESPVDCSVGKCNKLVGGNDTSQMNYGNYMDEKNAPPPNMTTNERRVIVPADPALWSQDHVRQWLEWAIKEYGLLEIDTAMFQNTDGKDLCKMGKDDFLRLTTMYNAEVLLSHLNYLRESSSTLSYNTPSHTDPSPRLAAKEDPSYDAVRRTGWSNNMHSGKGSPVVSQNVSKSNEQPRAQPDPYQILGPTSSRLANPGSGQIQLWQFLLELLSDSANAGCITWEGTNGEFKMTDPDEVARRWGERKSKPNMNYDKLSRALRYYYDKNIMTKVHGKRYAYKFDFHGIAQALQPHPTESSMYKYPSDLAYVPSYHAHQQKVNFVSPHPPSMPVTSSNFFGPTAPYWSSPTAGIYPNPNVPRHPNTHVPSHLGSYY; from the exons ATGTTTCAAACTGTCCCTGACACTTCGTCTTACGTCAAGGTAAGACACCACCGTCTCTTCGATCAG GAGGCGCTATCAGTGGTGAGTGAAGACCAGTCCTTATTCGAGCCTCCATACGCTGCTGCtgcccctctccccaaaacagACATGACTGCATCTGGAGCACAGGACTATGGTCAGACCCACAAAATCAACCCCCTACCCCCACAGCAGGAGTGGATCAACCAGCCTGTCAGGGTCAATGTCAAGAGAGAATACGAGCACATGAACGGTTCCAG CAGGGAGTCTCCAGTGGACTGCAGCGTGGGTAAATGTAATAAGCTGGTGGGGGGTAATGACACATCTCAGATGAACTATGGAAACTACATGGATGAGAAGAATGCCCCTCCCCCCAACATGACCACCAATGAGCGGAGAGTCATCGTGCCCGCAG ACCCGGCCTTGTGGTCCCAGGACCACGTGCGTCAGTGGCTGGAGTGGGCCATCAAGGAGTACGGCCTGTTGGAGATCGACACGGCCATGTTTCAGAACACTGATGGAAAAGACCTGTGCAAGATGGGCAAGGACGACTTCCTCCGGCTCACCACCATGTACAACGCAGAAGTGCTCCTGTCTCATCTCAATTACCTCAGGGAAA GTAGCTCAACACTATCCTACAACACACCATCTCACACAGACCCATCCCCACGCCTGGCTGCCAAAGAAG ACCCTTCATACGATGCCGTACGGCGGACAGGATGGTCAAACAACATGCACAGTGGCAAAG GGTCACCGGTGGTGTCTCAGAATGTGAGCAAGTCCAACGAGCAGCCCAGAGCTCAGCCGG ATCCTTACCAGATTCTGGGTCCCACTAGCAGCCGCCTTGCTAATCCAG GTTCAGGTCAGATCCAACTGTGGCAGTTCCTCCTGGAGCTCCTGTCCGACAGCGCCAACGCCGGCTGCATCACCTGGGAGGGCACCAACGGCGAGTTCAAGATGACGGATCCGGATGAGGTGGCGAGGCGCTGGGGCGAGCGTAAGAGCAAGCCCAACATGAACTATGACAAGCTGAGCCGTGCGCTCCGCTACTACTATGACAAAAATATCATGACCAAGGTGCACGGCAAGCGATACGCCTACAAATTCGACTTCCACGGCATTGCTCAAGCACTGCAGCCCCACCCCACCGAGTCCTCCATGTATAAGTACCCATCGGACCTAGCCTATGTGCCTTCTTACCACGCTCACCAGCAAAAGGTCAACTTTGTGTCCCCGCACCCTCCATCCATGCCCGTCACCTCCTCCAACTTTTTCGGACCCACTGCTCCCTACTGGAGCTCACCCACCGCAGGCATCTACCCCAACCCAAATGTCCCCCGCCACCCTAACACCCACGTGCCATCCCACCTGGGTAGCTACTATTAA
- the fli1 gene encoding Friend leukemia integration 1 transcription factor isoform X6: MDGTIKEALSVVSEDQSLFEPPYAAAAPLPKTDMTASGAQDYGQTHKINPLPPQQEWINQPVRVNVKREYEHMNGSRESPVDCSVGKCNKLVGGNDTSQMNYGNYMDEKNAPPPNMTTNERRVIVPADPALWSQDHVRQWLEWAIKEYGLLEIDTAMFQNTDGKDLCKMGKDDFLRLTTMYNAEVLLSHLNYLRESSSTLSYNTPSHTDPSPRLAAKEDPSYDAVRRTGWSNNMHSGKGSPVVSQNVSKSNEQPRAQPDPYQILGPTSSRLANPGSGQIQLWQFLLELLSDSANAGCITWEGTNGEFKMTDPDEVARRWGERKSKPNMNYDKLSRALRYYYDKNIMTKVHGKRYAYKFDFHGIAQALQPHPTESSMYKYPSDLAYVPSYHAHQQKVNFVSPHPPSMPVTSSNFFGPTAPYWSSPTAGIYPNPNVPRHPNTHVPSHLGSYY, encoded by the exons ATGGACGGAACTATTAAG GAGGCGCTATCAGTGGTGAGTGAAGACCAGTCCTTATTCGAGCCTCCATACGCTGCTGCtgcccctctccccaaaacagACATGACTGCATCTGGAGCACAGGACTATGGTCAGACCCACAAAATCAACCCCCTACCCCCACAGCAGGAGTGGATCAACCAGCCTGTCAGGGTCAATGTCAAGAGAGAATACGAGCACATGAACGGTTCCAG GGAGTCTCCAGTGGACTGCAGCGTGGGTAAATGTAATAAGCTGGTGGGGGGTAATGACACATCTCAGATGAACTATGGAAACTACATGGATGAGAAGAATGCCCCTCCCCCCAACATGACCACCAATGAGCGGAGAGTCATCGTGCCCGCAG ACCCGGCCTTGTGGTCCCAGGACCACGTGCGTCAGTGGCTGGAGTGGGCCATCAAGGAGTACGGCCTGTTGGAGATCGACACGGCCATGTTTCAGAACACTGATGGAAAAGACCTGTGCAAGATGGGCAAGGACGACTTCCTCCGGCTCACCACCATGTACAACGCAGAAGTGCTCCTGTCTCATCTCAATTACCTCAGGGAAA GTAGCTCAACACTATCCTACAACACACCATCTCACACAGACCCATCCCCACGCCTGGCTGCCAAAGAAG ACCCTTCATACGATGCCGTACGGCGGACAGGATGGTCAAACAACATGCACAGTGGCAAAG GGTCACCGGTGGTGTCTCAGAATGTGAGCAAGTCCAACGAGCAGCCCAGAGCTCAGCCGG ATCCTTACCAGATTCTGGGTCCCACTAGCAGCCGCCTTGCTAATCCAG GTTCAGGTCAGATCCAACTGTGGCAGTTCCTCCTGGAGCTCCTGTCCGACAGCGCCAACGCCGGCTGCATCACCTGGGAGGGCACCAACGGCGAGTTCAAGATGACGGATCCGGATGAGGTGGCGAGGCGCTGGGGCGAGCGTAAGAGCAAGCCCAACATGAACTATGACAAGCTGAGCCGTGCGCTCCGCTACTACTATGACAAAAATATCATGACCAAGGTGCACGGCAAGCGATACGCCTACAAATTCGACTTCCACGGCATTGCTCAAGCACTGCAGCCCCACCCCACCGAGTCCTCCATGTATAAGTACCCATCGGACCTAGCCTATGTGCCTTCTTACCACGCTCACCAGCAAAAGGTCAACTTTGTGTCCCCGCACCCTCCATCCATGCCCGTCACCTCCTCCAACTTTTTCGGACCCACTGCTCCCTACTGGAGCTCACCCACCGCAGGCATCTACCCCAACCCAAATGTCCCCCGCCACCCTAACACCCACGTGCCATCCCACCTGGGTAGCTACTATTAA
- the fli1 gene encoding Friend leukemia integration 1 transcription factor isoform X5, which translates to MDGTIKEALSVVSEDQSLFEPPYAAAAPLPKTDMTASGAQDYGQTHKINPLPPQQEWINQPVRVNVKREYEHMNGSSRESPVDCSVGKCNKLVGGNDTSQMNYGNYMDEKNAPPPNMTTNERRVIVPADPALWSQDHVRQWLEWAIKEYGLLEIDTAMFQNTDGKDLCKMGKDDFLRLTTMYNAEVLLSHLNYLRESSSTLSYNTPSHTDPSPRLAAKEDPSYDAVRRTGWSNNMHSGKGSPVVSQNVSKSNEQPRAQPDPYQILGPTSSRLANPGSGQIQLWQFLLELLSDSANAGCITWEGTNGEFKMTDPDEVARRWGERKSKPNMNYDKLSRALRYYYDKNIMTKVHGKRYAYKFDFHGIAQALQPHPTESSMYKYPSDLAYVPSYHAHQQKVNFVSPHPPSMPVTSSNFFGPTAPYWSSPTAGIYPNPNVPRHPNTHVPSHLGSYY; encoded by the exons ATGGACGGAACTATTAAG GAGGCGCTATCAGTGGTGAGTGAAGACCAGTCCTTATTCGAGCCTCCATACGCTGCTGCtgcccctctccccaaaacagACATGACTGCATCTGGAGCACAGGACTATGGTCAGACCCACAAAATCAACCCCCTACCCCCACAGCAGGAGTGGATCAACCAGCCTGTCAGGGTCAATGTCAAGAGAGAATACGAGCACATGAACGGTTCCAG CAGGGAGTCTCCAGTGGACTGCAGCGTGGGTAAATGTAATAAGCTGGTGGGGGGTAATGACACATCTCAGATGAACTATGGAAACTACATGGATGAGAAGAATGCCCCTCCCCCCAACATGACCACCAATGAGCGGAGAGTCATCGTGCCCGCAG ACCCGGCCTTGTGGTCCCAGGACCACGTGCGTCAGTGGCTGGAGTGGGCCATCAAGGAGTACGGCCTGTTGGAGATCGACACGGCCATGTTTCAGAACACTGATGGAAAAGACCTGTGCAAGATGGGCAAGGACGACTTCCTCCGGCTCACCACCATGTACAACGCAGAAGTGCTCCTGTCTCATCTCAATTACCTCAGGGAAA GTAGCTCAACACTATCCTACAACACACCATCTCACACAGACCCATCCCCACGCCTGGCTGCCAAAGAAG ACCCTTCATACGATGCCGTACGGCGGACAGGATGGTCAAACAACATGCACAGTGGCAAAG GGTCACCGGTGGTGTCTCAGAATGTGAGCAAGTCCAACGAGCAGCCCAGAGCTCAGCCGG ATCCTTACCAGATTCTGGGTCCCACTAGCAGCCGCCTTGCTAATCCAG GTTCAGGTCAGATCCAACTGTGGCAGTTCCTCCTGGAGCTCCTGTCCGACAGCGCCAACGCCGGCTGCATCACCTGGGAGGGCACCAACGGCGAGTTCAAGATGACGGATCCGGATGAGGTGGCGAGGCGCTGGGGCGAGCGTAAGAGCAAGCCCAACATGAACTATGACAAGCTGAGCCGTGCGCTCCGCTACTACTATGACAAAAATATCATGACCAAGGTGCACGGCAAGCGATACGCCTACAAATTCGACTTCCACGGCATTGCTCAAGCACTGCAGCCCCACCCCACCGAGTCCTCCATGTATAAGTACCCATCGGACCTAGCCTATGTGCCTTCTTACCACGCTCACCAGCAAAAGGTCAACTTTGTGTCCCCGCACCCTCCATCCATGCCCGTCACCTCCTCCAACTTTTTCGGACCCACTGCTCCCTACTGGAGCTCACCCACCGCAGGCATCTACCCCAACCCAAATGTCCCCCGCCACCCTAACACCCACGTGCCATCCCACCTGGGTAGCTACTATTAA
- the fli1 gene encoding Friend leukemia integration 1 transcription factor isoform X7 — protein MEALSVVSEDQSLFEPPYAAAAPLPKTDMTASGAQDYGQTHKINPLPPQQEWINQPVRVNVKREYEHMNGSSRESPVDCSVGKCNKLVGGNDTSQMNYGNYMDEKNAPPPNMTTNERRVIVPADPALWSQDHVRQWLEWAIKEYGLLEIDTAMFQNTDGKDLCKMGKDDFLRLTTMYNAEVLLSHLNYLRESSSTLSYNTPSHTDPSPRLAAKEDPSYDAVRRTGWSNNMHSGKGSPVVSQNVSKSNEQPRAQPDPYQILGPTSSRLANPGSGQIQLWQFLLELLSDSANAGCITWEGTNGEFKMTDPDEVARRWGERKSKPNMNYDKLSRALRYYYDKNIMTKVHGKRYAYKFDFHGIAQALQPHPTESSMYKYPSDLAYVPSYHAHQQKVNFVSPHPPSMPVTSSNFFGPTAPYWSSPTAGIYPNPNVPRHPNTHVPSHLGSYY, from the exons ATG GAGGCGCTATCAGTGGTGAGTGAAGACCAGTCCTTATTCGAGCCTCCATACGCTGCTGCtgcccctctccccaaaacagACATGACTGCATCTGGAGCACAGGACTATGGTCAGACCCACAAAATCAACCCCCTACCCCCACAGCAGGAGTGGATCAACCAGCCTGTCAGGGTCAATGTCAAGAGAGAATACGAGCACATGAACGGTTCCAG CAGGGAGTCTCCAGTGGACTGCAGCGTGGGTAAATGTAATAAGCTGGTGGGGGGTAATGACACATCTCAGATGAACTATGGAAACTACATGGATGAGAAGAATGCCCCTCCCCCCAACATGACCACCAATGAGCGGAGAGTCATCGTGCCCGCAG ACCCGGCCTTGTGGTCCCAGGACCACGTGCGTCAGTGGCTGGAGTGGGCCATCAAGGAGTACGGCCTGTTGGAGATCGACACGGCCATGTTTCAGAACACTGATGGAAAAGACCTGTGCAAGATGGGCAAGGACGACTTCCTCCGGCTCACCACCATGTACAACGCAGAAGTGCTCCTGTCTCATCTCAATTACCTCAGGGAAA GTAGCTCAACACTATCCTACAACACACCATCTCACACAGACCCATCCCCACGCCTGGCTGCCAAAGAAG ACCCTTCATACGATGCCGTACGGCGGACAGGATGGTCAAACAACATGCACAGTGGCAAAG GGTCACCGGTGGTGTCTCAGAATGTGAGCAAGTCCAACGAGCAGCCCAGAGCTCAGCCGG ATCCTTACCAGATTCTGGGTCCCACTAGCAGCCGCCTTGCTAATCCAG GTTCAGGTCAGATCCAACTGTGGCAGTTCCTCCTGGAGCTCCTGTCCGACAGCGCCAACGCCGGCTGCATCACCTGGGAGGGCACCAACGGCGAGTTCAAGATGACGGATCCGGATGAGGTGGCGAGGCGCTGGGGCGAGCGTAAGAGCAAGCCCAACATGAACTATGACAAGCTGAGCCGTGCGCTCCGCTACTACTATGACAAAAATATCATGACCAAGGTGCACGGCAAGCGATACGCCTACAAATTCGACTTCCACGGCATTGCTCAAGCACTGCAGCCCCACCCCACCGAGTCCTCCATGTATAAGTACCCATCGGACCTAGCCTATGTGCCTTCTTACCACGCTCACCAGCAAAAGGTCAACTTTGTGTCCCCGCACCCTCCATCCATGCCCGTCACCTCCTCCAACTTTTTCGGACCCACTGCTCCCTACTGGAGCTCACCCACCGCAGGCATCTACCCCAACCCAAATGTCCCCCGCCACCCTAACACCCACGTGCCATCCCACCTGGGTAGCTACTATTAA